tatttaaaatgtttttttattaaaaaaattataagtgtATAACCACCCCAAACACAATAAAACTTTTGTTGGATTAACAGTGTAAGAATGAGATAAGTATTGACATGAATGACCTCCTGAAGAGCTCTCGTACATCAAATTTATCGAGTCTATGTTGTAGGATATGGTTGGCTGAGTCAGAGTGAATCAAAAAATAGAGACAATATATTTTAATGGGTATTGATCACTGTTTCAGACAACGGTCAGtaacaaaaaatgataaaacttatttttaaacTGATATGAAACATCATCAATAATAACACGAGTCTTACTCAAACTCACGATCTTTAACACCTCGACTCATCGACAACCAAGCTGATACAAGTCGTTTCCACATGTTACGCATcgttataattattatatgatttgattgttAGAAATTGTAGTCAGAAATATGTCGCAATTTGCCACCATTATTATTTCTTACACAAATAATGCAACCAAAATGGGCTCCATATCATTAATAAATAGTTTCAGATTTCCATATTTTTGAATTTCTCAAATtacttatatataaattatcacATAGTCTTAATCATGTCAcaacattatatataaattatcatcacattactaattaaaataaaaataggtCGACTTGACGTGGAAACTTAACAAGACCTATTAAACTTTGCGAATTATTCTCAATTTGgcttaatttaaaaatattgtttaagtAGCATGCAACcccataattaaattatttcgaatttttgaatatataatattaattaaatttgaataaacaaatattaatgaacaatcttatttaaaaattcattaattataCGGCAAGTAAAGCAATTCCTTGATTAATTATCTGGGCAAATAATTAGGTGACACAAATGACGTCGTCTGTCTTCCTGTCATCTTAATATGTTACTATAAgtagtaattaattattttacaaagtaaaataaataaatgaatgaatattaaataatataccaAATCCAATAAATAGGTGAATGTCTTACGTGTTTGAGTCTATAAATAGAGGGTTACACACAGCTAAAGAAAAGCATCTGCcccaccccccccccccacccACCCCTTCCTCTCTCCCAAGGCCCAAACCCCTTAATTCAAACGaaggggaaaaaaaagaaggaaaactcaacaaaatatACAGAAAGAATGGGTTTTCTTGATCATATTTCGGATGTATTTGAAGTTACGAGCACAAGAAAAAGCAAGCGCAAGCCAATGAGGGTAATAtacatatatctatatatatagatagatatttatatatacacttTTAATATGTTTTTCATCGCTCGCAAATAAGTTGGTACTCCtctattggatgtgatgaaatatatccaaattgtaaatgaaataaataagtgTCGCTTCATTGATAAGGACGATGGGTGTACAACGTATCAAAACTGTTTATATATATACGCAGACGGTTGAAATAAAGGTGAAAATGGACTGTGAAGGATGCGAAAGGCGGATTAGAAATGCAGTTTCTTCCATGAAAGGTAGCTTCCCATAATCTATAAATATTATTCTTCTACTATAAAGTATCTAATTTCATTAATAAATATGGtatcaaaattgaaaatttataatttaaaacttttaactaATGTATAGTTCGATATTAAATGATATTCATGGCATGGGTTTTCAGTTTTCTTGGTCATGTTTTTCCCCATATTTTGCTTTTggatatattaaaatatgtatataaaaaaatattatatgtcgATTTCCACGCGTTGAGAGTTATTTTCTCGGATACTTAATAGTGATATATGTAATTGCATTGGAATGATGTTCGTTTTTCACTTAAATATTTagtaaaaaattctaaaaaatctTCCATAAATACAGATGGCATATCTCATAAATCTTTactgctttttttaaaaaataaataaatagtatatattttaaaattttattattacatactGAATTTTATTATCACCAATTAGTTCTTAAAAAATGATTACTAGCTATATATGATGTCTTTATCATTCTATATGGTTCAATTTAGACCACTGATTACTATTCTTTTAGTGATCAAGCCTTCTAGAACGTGAAGATatcgttttatcaaaaattataaacaaaatagtTTAAACCGTATATGATCTCGACATGGATCACCGTGTTTTtgtcgatcgctctaccaaggcTAAATATGTTGGGTTGTATTTGATCAGGTGCAAAATCAGTGGACGTAAATAGGAAAGAAAGTCGAGTGACGGTGAATGGAAACGTGGATCCGAAGAAGGTGTTGAGCAAAGTGAGGAGCACGGGGAAGGCGGCGGAGATGTGGCCGTACGTAAAGTACGACCTGACATATTACCCTTATGCACCTCAAGTATACGACAAGAAGGCGCCGCCGGGCTATGTAAGAAACGTTGTTCAAGCTTTCCCAAGCCCAAATGCCCATGAAGAGAAGTATGCTGCCCTTTTCAGTGATGAAAATGTCCATTCCTGCTCCATTATGTAACATTACATACTAAGTTTAATATATctaattttctgaaatgatgTGTTTCGCGATACAACTTGTTTGCATTatggaaacatgaaaaatagGACATAAACATACAGAATATCTATGTGAGAATGAAACCAAAGTCTCGGATTGAAAATAAATggaaaaaatcatatatttaaaagTCTGGAAGATATCTTCGTTGAcgaagtttatgtttaaaatgaACAATATCATACTAATAAATTACCACTTATATTTAGATATGGATCTAGTACAAGTAGCTAGAGCCCAGGGTCCATGACAAAAATGTTCAATCAATCGTCTAGTTTGAtccacattaaaaaaaaaaaggttttaaattaaaattttaattgtttttatttttatttctatttaaaaataaaaacaaaaatattttactatactttttcaaacaaaaaaaaccaCTTTTTTTAAACTAAAGTTTTtgtattcaatatttcaagttttgatgAATTATTAGGTTTGATTTCCTTTCCTAAGCTTGATATTGTTCATCAGCCtccattaaaatttgaaaaataaaagtttcaaTTTCTGCTAATATATGGCTTTGATTAGAAATAGTGTACGGGTACCAAATCTCCTCAAATTGTATGAAACCCCGGGTTGCTGGAAACAGAGGCTGCTTTTTCTTCTTGAATGATGAGTTTTAAGTTCTCTCAATTGGCTTTCTGCGAAAAGCCCCAAACTTCCACCTTTATTCACGCACGAAACACACCGAGAATCGCCTGTGGTTTGAGAAATGGGCCACGGAAACCCCTGTGGAGGAAACGGGTGATCTCCACTGAGGCCATTCAAGCAGTTCAGTGCCTGAAATTGGCCCAAAACTCTTCTAAATTGGAGCATGTTTTCAGCACAAAAGTCAGCCGGCTTTTGAAGGATGATTTGTTGGCTACGTTGGCTGAATTGCAGAGGCAAAATGAATTGGATCTAGCCCTCGAGGTATTGTTCATCAATTTGAAGTTTTTTCCGCGTCTCTTGAATTCTTGATGGTCTCGTTTCTTGATTTTCACGGTCAAGCCCTGTGGAGATTTGTTGATTTTGCTGCTTGATTTGTCTTATAAAAGCATTTGTATATCCTTGTTAACATACGTGGTACTGCCGTTTATGCAAACTTTCTAAGTTATTGCACTGGATTTATGGTGATCCTCAACAGTTAAATAATGCAAAAAGGTTAATTGCTTTATATTAGGATTAGTGATGTTGAAGTGTTTCTCCAGGTTTTGGGAtttgatttaatattttgtcGTGATATTACTCAACCGGTGAATCCGTAGTTTATTCGATCTGTTTTTGACATTTGAGGTGTGATGTAGTGttaaattttcttgatttgcaAATTCGAGATCACATTATTCACTGAGCGTGCACTTGTGTTCTTATGGCCCCTAATGGGGGTTTTTAGTTTCTTAAATGTGGGTTATCTGAAATTTACAGACGGTTCAGGTCTTTGACTTTGTGAGGAAGGAGGTGTGGTATGCACCGGATTTATCTCTGTTCAACCAAATGATAATGATGTTGGGTAAGAACAAAATGATTGAGATGGCTGAACAGCTCTTTGTGGAGCTGAGGAACGAAGGCTTAGAACCTGACACGAGGACCTTCACCGAGATGATTGGAGCATATTTCAAAGTAGGAAAGGTAAACAAAGCAATGAATGCTTATGAGCTGATGAAGGCTTCAGGTTGCGATCCAGATAAGTTAGCCTTGACCATTTTAATAAGGAATCTTGAAAAGGCTGGTGAGGGAACTCTTTCGGCAGCAATAAAGAAAGAATGTGCTAAGTATTTCGATTACCCTGAGAAATTCATTGAAGAGGTTGAAAGGACATATGTAAGCATCGCAATCTTCTCATCAAGCCCAACTTTTGTCGggtgttttctttttttaattcgGACCTACTTGATGTTATAATAGATCAAGTTGGCCTTTTGCTTATCGTGAAAAGTTCAACTGTATGTATCGTCATTTGCGTATCTAGTGTGGTGATGTTTAGAAGACATTGTTCAGATAATCATTTCCTTGTGACGAACATTTGCTCCAATATGGGGTGGGTTTGTGttctttgtttttaaaaaattgagggTACCTACCTAACTGCCTAAGGATTAACCAATGCACCAATCCATGCTCCTTGTGTATTGGATACTACTACTGAATCAATTGGGTGTTGAAGAGATCTCATGTAGGTCACATAATCCAGCAGTGATCAATGGGTTTGGTGTTACATTACCTAGAATAACCAGTTTCTAACTACAAATGTAGGCGTATGTAAAGCTGAAATATTTTGGGAATGATTAATAGTTCTGATGCCTTATCTTTCTTCTTTTATTACAGCCAAAGCGAAAGTCAATTATCCTTCTGTGAAGATTTCACAGCTTCCAAGGTTTGCATGCTGTACATGGAGCTTTATTCACACAAGCAGGCCACACCAATTACAGGCTTGATTTACCACATTTCTTGATGCCATACAGTCTTACTAGCCAATAAAACGTATGCATTGAGCGCCGATTCAATGCCCGTGATGTGTACTTCTGTTTGCTGGCTTGCGgcctttgcaagtaaaaatgcTGGTGGATGCTCTCTTCCAAGTTCTTGTCCCCGTCATCTTTTTCCATCTTTAAACTTGTGACATTGCTAAATGTTTGTTTTCTGGTTCTGTATCGATAGTTTGGGCGAAAACGAGATCAAACCATCTAGCATTTGTCATGCCTTGCGACAGTGCAAGTTGAATTTATTTGTAGAAACGAGATCATATCATCTAGATttatttaggcaaaaacttgtgtgagacggtctcacgagtcgtatttgtgagacggatctcttatttgggtcatccatgaaaaactattactttttatattaagagtattactttttattgtgaatatcggtagtgttgacctgtctcacagataaagattcttgagaccgtctcacaagagacctattcatttttttatgcatataatttgtttttttattaaaaaattattaaagctattttttttaatgaaatctattttttaaaaatatagtaatttgatttttaaattattaattcatTAGTGAGTTGTGAAATAGTATTTTACTTGATGTAATTTATCCTTGGTATATTATAGATTGTTAAATTGTATCgacttttatatattaatataatatttgtactTAAGTTGTAGATAATAATGCCCGTTGAATATTTTATTAGAcctattttgattttattaagtaaCAACCAGCAATCTGAAATCTGTCGATTGTTTAATGATCAAATacaccaaataaaatattatagaataaaatatcttataagttataaatttatattttaccaGATGTTtggatattttcaaaattttggaaatatCATGCAACactttcaatttattatagaaaattgaaaaaattgagatgattttgaaatttgaaaagatGGAACTGGTGACtgaagttaatattaaaaataagggCCGAACAGTAGTTTCAGTGGTCGTCACTAGGTATGATAATTTTTCCACGAGTTTGGGACCCCGCGGGAAAAACTTGAAACGGAGACGGGGATACTCGATTTTTTCGAGTTCAGGTTCGGTGATTTTTTAAAATCGCTAAAAATCTCCGAAGTAGTTCGGAACAAATATGATATTACTATCCCTATCCTCGAACCCGTCCGAAAagcaatatcaataataaaataatattattattactattaataatataatattattattttttaaaaaaacaataatattattattattcatattgatattaatattaatattaatattaatattatcactaataataatagataataataagttttggtttgagaaaattTCCGAACACGTCATCGTCTTGtcacattaatatttttgaaatgggGATGAGACGGAGATGTGAAATTGACCCTCGCGAATCTCCGAACCCGTAAAAGCGGGGATCGAGTGGAGATGGAATTCGAGGATGGAGATGACAAACCCGCTCCATTGTCATCCCTAGCCTTCACTCACAATCAACATTAGCAGTGTGATCTCATCGTAACCTAAAGTTTGGTCTAAAGTTTTCGGTTAAATTTCGAACAAAAGTTCCTGTAATATAGtcttatatttcaattttatgagataaatattttttgtggatcatttatgaaaatttattaatttttatattaaaagtattattttttttattgtaagtaGAATCGAACTCGATTGATACAATAAGTATATCGGGTGGATTAGAAATGAAATTTGAATAAGTTTCACGTAAAATCACAACAATTTaaagataattaattatttaatctatTTAATCATAGAAGTATATTGGGTAattttgagatgttttaagTTGGTCCATATTGATAAAATGGCTGGGCTATTTTGTTTAGGCCCAATTTGATAATATTGTGAAGCCCAACTACGATGACTTTGTTTGGTTCGGGTATTCCCCAATATATATCTCAACAGtggaattttatttcattgggGTCCATTTGAGAGGATTTTGTTTCTTATTTCTTTCTTCTGTTTATTGAAAAACACAATAACTTTTATGATACGGTGTTACAgattaattttgtgatacaaatattctatttgagtcatatatgaaaaaatattactttttattgtaatataGACATGGTTGATCTGTTTCacaaataaagatatgtgagactgtaactaatttttttgagaaaaaaaataaataagtaattaattggAAGTTAAAAAGTATTTTTGATGAAAAGCCCAAACATACATGTTTATGGAAATAATGGACTAAAAATAGTTTGAATATTAATgaatatatcttatttgagtaggtctcttgtgagacggtctcacgaatatttatctgtgagacgggtcaaccctactaatattcacaataaaaagtaatattcttagcataaaaagtaatactttttcatgaatgacccaaataagatattcgtctcacgaaatacgacccatgagatcgtctcacacaagtttttaccatcttattttatatatgtatgcTAATTCTAacatcaataaaaaatataagatcTTTAGTAACCAAAAAGATGAGAGCtataatcatatatattaaattagaaATGTATAAAATATGTTGATTATTATAGATCattaaaacaagaaaaataaatgtaaGATAAATCACTTATGTGAACATGTTCAACCTTAAATGCGATGCCAtatttaatagtattattatcCCTCAATTATATTTTTCCTATTTACACATCCATCGTATCATTTAAACTCAATTTTcatcaatttaatatatataattatacaaCCCAaagcataatatttttaattttttgttattattcactctaaaaaaattcattttttttagggTTTAGAGGTGTTTTTGAATTATGGGTATTAATTGAAGAATAACGTACGTAAAATATGTTGCCACTAAGTTAATTTGTCAACTAATTAGActaataaaaaaagatttagAAACTCGATTTGCCTTTGTCCCTTTCAAGAAAAGTCGTGGTTGGAAGCTCATTCCATGACTATGTCAAGGGACTATTTCTCCTCAATCAACGGCCGTTCAAGGACTTTGATTACTTGAACTATGTACAAAATACCATTTATTAAGTAAATATTGACCTATATGAAACACAACACATACGAATTTTCAATCCGACTCATGAAATGAATCACACAATAATTTTGTAAAACGAATTTCTGACCTGACATCACTCATaaaaaaacatcattttttatgttaaaagtattattttcatgataattaTAGATCAAATCAACTtatctcacgaataaaaattaCGACCGTCTGGATCATAatctataataataatgatgatgatctTTTTACCTTCTCCTACATTAAAAAATTTGGTCACATGGGATTCAATTATTAGAAATTCCAAAAGATTTCATTGAAATTAGTTGTGTAGAAAAGAGCTGGCACCTCAACCTGCAACACAAATTCAATGACCATTTTTATGTGACAAATTAATAATTGATCATCCACAGctcatagtatttatttttttaaacgaAAGTCGATTTAATTGAATGGTTAATAATCACCACCACCAATATTCGACTAAATTCAAACGAGGAGCTCCATCAAtatgttattatatatattttttataaataaattgtttgaatacaaattttaaaacaaaaaaatttacataaatatagaGTTATCGTCCCtgttcgattttttttcttttaaatattcaattttgttccataaattttgatattatcttgTATTGAATATTGACGAATGGTTCATGCCTTGTTGGAAAATATGTTTTACTTACCAAAACTGATTCCAAATTGGACTATAAAAAtctgcataaaaatatataatcaatgaagatgtctcttgtgagacgatttcacgaatctttatatgtgagacgggtcaatcataccgatatttacaataaaaaataatactcttagcataaaaagtaatattttttcatggatgacccaaataagagatccgtcttacaaaatacgacccgtgaaaccgtctcacacaagtttttgtaataatcaataatataatattacgaATATATTACTAACATTTATCGAATTTAACCGAATGAAAGGTAGATAATTAATATACAATCAAAACAGTGTTATCATTGTCGTCATTCTGGACATGTAGTAACATAAATCTCTCTcagcaaataaaaaatatgagttCGAATGCTCGTTAAAACAAATATGTAGTAacatatttatgattttaaaataattttatctagATTTAATTATAAATGTTCAATTATGTTAAAGCTTAGGAAGGATTCAATTCCTCGTAATACTTTGGAATTTTATACtatgaaaactaatttttttaatctcatTATTTAATACACCAAGAAgtgttaaaaaaaactaatcagATTCTTGATTCATTTGTCCATTAACAcgttttggtattttattatttcCATTATTGACTTTGCGATTCCATcgtatcaaatatatatttatatataaagaaaaaaaattagctatttaattatttattggaaaattgaaaaatagaaatatgGTATGTGACAGCGAAGGGTATCCCAGCAACCAATGCAAAGCATTAGCAATATTCTCTACCCAACGGTTTCCTTTTTATTCGTTTTTCATACTCTCTCCACTGTCATAATGCTCTTTGAGTTGGCCTAGTCTCAATCGAAAACATTTTAAGTTCAGAGTTGATTGGATCCTTACACGACTTTATATTCGTGAGATAGATCAATctgattcatatttattatgaaaaataatacttttgagataaaaaataaactaatatttttgagataaaaaataatagtttttatCAGTTGAGCAAGGTggaagatctgtctcacaaattgactcgtgagacgttctcacgagAATATTTGTNTTGATTAGATGGTTTTACGATTTTACATACACCAATTTTGTcatgaaaagtaataatttgacataaaaaaataatttttcatgagtaGAGTTAAGTCGAaaatctatctcacaaaattgaccagtgagacgttctcacaagaatttttttgttatgtatATTGTGAATTTCCTCGTATATTATCGCCTACTACTAAAATATTTGGAGTCATATTATTTCTCAATATTTGGTTATCGTGAatcatatctttttttttttttaaatgtatcaaAATCACATGCATTTCCTTAGTTTATTTACTAGCAAGTTGTCAGCCCCGATTTGGCCTAGTGAAATATATTCGTGTTGGATTCTAGTGCGTACATAAAAATCCCTTCATGTTGTGTTTGAACGAAAACGTGAATTCAAAATCAAATCTATGCATATTATTCGATCCAAATACAATTATAGAGAAAAAGATATCATCATCGATTACAAATTTTGTCAtgagaaaaaatataatttaacgTATAAGTGTCACTTTAACTTCAAAATCCGAGGATTGTAAAAATTTggtatatcaaagtttaatatGTGATCGACCATCATATTCCATACGATAGTTTAGGGTATTTGCTGGTAAGTTGTAAGTAACAAAAAAGATACATTTACTTGCATTGAGAGAAATGGACAATCCACGTCTGTCTATGTACGCACAATTACTCAAAGAGACcaacaaccaaaaaaaaactgaaaaaacacC
This genomic window from Primulina huaijiensis isolate GDHJ02 chromosome 7, ASM1229523v2, whole genome shotgun sequence contains:
- the LOC140981314 gene encoding heavy metal-associated isoprenylated plant protein 21-like encodes the protein MGFLDHISDVFEVTSTRKSKRKPMRTVEIKVKMDCEGCERRIRNAVSSMKGAKSVDVNRKESRVTVNGNVDPKKVLSKVRSTGKAAEMWPYVKYDLTYYPYAPQVYDKKAPPGYVRNVVQAFPSPNAHEEKYAALFSDENVHSCSIM
- the LOC140981765 gene encoding protein THYLAKOID ASSEMBLY 8-like, chloroplastic → MMSFKFSQLAFCEKPQTSTFIHARNTPRIACGLRNGPRKPLWRKRVISTEAIQAVQCLKLAQNSSKLEHVFSTKVSRLLKDDLLATLAELQRQNELDLALEVFDFVRKEVWYAPDLSLFNQMIMMLGKNKMIEMAEQLFVELRNEGLEPDTRTFTEMIGAYFKVGKVNKAMNAYELMKASGCDPDKLALTILIRNLEKAGEGTLSAAIKKECAKYFDYPEKFIEEVERTYPKRKSIILL